In the Bicyclus anynana chromosome 6, ilBicAnyn1.1, whole genome shotgun sequence genome, one interval contains:
- the LOC112056119 gene encoding uncharacterized protein LOC112056119: MGSSEGQQTFCLKWNHHKTNLVEILEALIKVETYVDCTLVVDDQVTFKAHRVVLAANSPYFQSILADVPMDHCSILFPGVKDFEMRALLEYMYTGEVNVTQAHIPRIMKVAEQLEVKGLFDMTELRRRPGSSERTPAVSPPRVVPAAPSSVSPPVPINRWPPPPTAPVLSAAYDSADMNPLKRKKLSSMLATRDTPILRNVLAQTTPVDSSQPMSLVCHPLSQHESTRLHSNGSAHESERPISPQRPFDYRPRRLSSRASSPHYNRSDRSEDAHSPYTERSFEEDNQRTFHPSPPPTNFQQDVRAGLAPYVPPQQKPEWKRYKQYTRSDIMSAIECVRNGMSALQASRKYGVPSRTLYDKVKKLGITTSRPMSRGVKRESNGAAFPYGLSGTGGNDDVTPSTPLIDPSFLQQALEGATRDGGREALHAMALAAAAHAALTPRSPPGPHSPHSPPPDDDHVEDLSIARRRDPDPPSGVIVPLPPRNFALDCKTERD, translated from the coding sequence ATGGGGAGCAGCGAAGGTCAACaaactttttgtttgaaatggaATCATCACAAAACCAATTTGGTGGAAATACTAGAGGCTTTGATTAAAGTGGAAACATATGTCGACTGCACATTGGTGGTTGACGATCAAGTCACATTCAAAGCACATAGAGTAGTGCTAGCAGCGAATTCTCCGTACTTTCAATCTATATTAGCAGATGTGCCTATGGATCATTGCAGCATTCTTTTTCCAGGCGTTAAGGATTTTGAAATGCGCGCTTTACTTGAGTACATGTATACGGGCGAAGTGAATGTCACGCAGGCTCATATACCTCGCATCATGAAAGTGGCGGAACAACTCGAAGTCAAAGGTTTGTTTGATATGACGGAGTTAAGACGACGACCAGGAAGCAGTGAGAGAACTCCGGCCGTGTCTCCGCCGCGAGTGGTGCCCGCTGCGCCATCTAGTGTGTCGCCGCCGGTGCCGATAAATCGCTGGCCACCCCCGCCAACCGCACCCGTACTCTCCGCCGCATACGATTCTGCTGACATGAATCCATTGAAAcgaaaaaaattatcaagtatgtTAGCTACACGCGACACTCCTATTTTACGTAACGTTCTAGCTCAAACGACTCCAGTAGATTCGTCTCAACCCATGTCTCTCGTATGCCATCCTCTTAGTCAGCACGAGTCGACTCGACTACATTCCAATGGATCAGCGCATGAATCTGAACGACCGATTAGCCCTCAGCGTCCTTTCGATTACCGGCCCCGTCGATTGTCATCCAGGGCTTCTTCTCCTCATTACAATAGATCAGATCGTTCAGAGGATGCACATTCACCTTACACGGAACGTTCTTTTGAAGAAGACAATCAGCGCACCTTCCACCCATCTCCACCACCGACGAATTTTCAGCAAGATGTTAGAGCGGGATTAGCACCTTATGTTCCGCCACAACAGAAACCGGAATGGAAAAGATACAAACAATACACGAGATCTGATATTATGTCAGCTATTGAATGCGTGCGAAATGGAATGAGCGCTCTTCAAGCTTCACGTAAATACGGCGTGCCATCACGTACATTGTACGATAAAGTGAAAAAACTTGGTATTACAACGAGTCGTCCTATGAGTCGCGGAGTCAAGCGCGAATCGAACGGTGCAGCATTTCCCTATGGATTAAGTGGAACGGGTGGAAACGATGACGTAACACCTTCTACTCCTCTTATTGACCCATCGTTTCTACAGCAAGCACTAGAAGGAGCAACAAGGGACGGTGGTAGAGAGGCATTACATGCGATGGCTTTAGCTGCTGCAGCGCACGCTGCACTTACTCCACGAAGCCCGCCTGGACCACATTCGCCTCATTCGCCACCTCCAGATGATGATCACGTCGAAGATCTTTCAATAGCTCGACGACGTGATCCAGACCCACCTTCTGGTGTTATCGTGCCCCTGCCCCCTCGTAATTTTGCTCTAGACTGCAAAACCGAAAGAGATTGA